In Flammeovirgaceae bacterium 311, one DNA window encodes the following:
- a CDS encoding 5-formyltetrahydrofolate cyclo-ligase (COG0212 5-formyltetrahydrofolate cyclo-ligase): MKTKEALRQHYRQLRQQLPDEELQQLSRQLCRQFFSHIPLEQVHTLHSYLPMSSQREPDPLPILDRLRREYPHIRLVVSRTRWKEREMEHVYLEQGLELQENKWGIPEPVGGAVCPVEKIDAVLVPLLAFDRLGHRLGYGAGFYDRFLAGCAPHALSVGLSLFPPLEEPIPGIFPTDITLTHCLTPQEVFKFV, encoded by the coding sequence ATGAAGACTAAGGAGGCGCTGCGGCAGCACTATCGCCAGTTACGGCAGCAACTCCCTGATGAGGAGCTGCAACAGCTTAGCAGGCAGCTGTGCCGCCAGTTTTTTAGCCATATTCCGCTTGAGCAGGTGCATACGCTCCACAGTTATCTGCCCATGAGCAGCCAGCGGGAGCCCGACCCGCTGCCAATCCTGGACAGGCTGCGGCGGGAGTATCCACACATACGCCTGGTCGTCTCCCGCACCCGCTGGAAAGAACGTGAAATGGAGCATGTGTATTTGGAGCAAGGCCTTGAATTACAGGAAAACAAGTGGGGAATTCCCGAACCCGTAGGCGGAGCGGTATGCCCCGTAGAAAAAATTGATGCTGTGCTGGTGCCCCTGCTGGCCTTCGATAGGCTGGGACATCGCCTTGGGTATGGCGCCGGCTTTTACGACCGTTTCCTAGCCGGCTGTGCTCCTCATGCTCTCAGCGTTGGCTTATCGCTTTTCCCACCTCTGGAAGAGCCCATACCTGGAATTTTCCCTACCGACATCACCCTCACCCACTGCCTCACCCCCCAGGAAGTTTTTAAGTTTGTGTAG
- a CDS encoding ribosome-associated GTPase enga (COG1160 Predicted GTPases), whose protein sequence is MANIVAIVGRPNVGKSTLFNRLVERRQAIMNNEPGVTRDRHYGYAEWIGKHFTVIDTGGYVEGSDDIFEEAIRRQVKLAVEEASVVLFMVDAQQGLTGLDEEFGKVVRQSKKPVYVVANKSDTADSTFHEGEFYKLGLGEVYAVSSATGSGTGDLLDEVVSHFPDEGVENPEAGIPRIAILGRPNVGKSSFLNTLLGVERSIVTDVAGTTRDAINTHYKMYGKDFILVDTAGLRKKNKEKEDVEFFSVLRSLQALQDSDVCIVMIDAERGFEAQDMNIVTLAHRYNKGAVILVNKWDLVEKDSKTAKQLEDSIKERLGPLSYIPIMFISVHKKQRIFQAVELAVEVYENLRKKIPTSQLNDVMLREIEAYPPPATKGKHIKIKYITQLPGRVPTFALFCNLPQYIKQPYERYLENKMRSHFSFTGVPLRLYFRKK, encoded by the coding sequence ATGGCAAATATTGTAGCAATAGTTGGTCGCCCGAATGTGGGTAAAAGCACTCTCTTTAACCGTTTGGTAGAGCGCAGGCAGGCCATCATGAATAACGAACCCGGTGTTACGCGCGACCGCCACTATGGCTATGCCGAGTGGATCGGTAAGCATTTTACCGTGATCGACACCGGCGGATATGTAGAAGGATCTGATGATATTTTCGAAGAAGCCATTCGCCGGCAGGTAAAGCTGGCAGTAGAGGAAGCCTCAGTGGTGCTGTTTATGGTTGATGCCCAGCAGGGGCTTACCGGACTCGACGAAGAGTTTGGAAAGGTAGTCCGCCAGAGCAAAAAGCCGGTTTACGTAGTGGCTAATAAATCCGATACAGCCGACAGTACCTTCCACGAAGGTGAATTTTATAAATTGGGACTGGGAGAAGTGTATGCTGTATCTTCTGCCACCGGCTCGGGTACAGGCGATTTGCTGGATGAGGTGGTGAGCCATTTTCCGGATGAAGGAGTAGAAAACCCGGAGGCGGGAATACCACGTATTGCCATTCTGGGCAGACCCAATGTAGGGAAGAGTTCTTTTCTGAATACACTGCTTGGTGTTGAGCGCAGCATTGTTACCGATGTGGCAGGTACTACCCGCGATGCCATTAACACCCATTATAAAATGTATGGCAAGGATTTTATCCTGGTCGATACCGCCGGCTTGCGCAAAAAAAATAAAGAAAAAGAAGACGTTGAGTTTTTCTCAGTGCTGCGAAGCTTGCAGGCCCTGCAGGACAGTGATGTGTGCATCGTGATGATAGATGCCGAACGCGGCTTTGAAGCCCAGGACATGAACATTGTAACACTGGCACACCGCTATAATAAGGGTGCTGTTATTCTGGTAAACAAGTGGGACCTGGTGGAGAAAGATAGCAAAACTGCAAAACAACTGGAAGACAGTATAAAGGAACGACTCGGCCCTCTGAGCTATATTCCAATTATGTTTATTTCCGTGCATAAGAAACAGCGTATCTTTCAGGCAGTAGAGCTTGCGGTAGAGGTTTATGAGAATTTACGAAAAAAAATACCTACCTCACAGCTGAATGATGTTATGCTTCGTGAAATAGAAGCCTACCCACCGCCGGCTACAAAAGGAAAACACATAAAGATTAAATACATCACCCAGCTGCCCGGGCGTGTTCCAACGTTTGCACTGTTTTGCAACTTGCCCCAGTATATAAAACAACCTTACGAGCGCTATCTCGAGAACAAGATGAGGAGCCATTTTAGTTTTACGGGAGTACCCTTAAGACTCTACTTCCGTAAAAAATAG
- a CDS encoding hypothetical protein (COG4365 Uncharacterized protein conserved in bacteria) — protein sequence MKAQTLPLEQTGHFPPIFTDYIQQDPKLQPFYSRPPRPESFKAQMQEKQFSAAQRQLLQEVLQDQYKGLELPEPVAENIASITSADTFTLTTGHQLNIFTGPLYFIYKIAATIKACQELQQQYPDKRFIPVYWMASEDHDLAEINHFRLFGEKWSWETDQQGPVGRFSTDGLPELAERLPEAVPLFRKAYENAGSLAQATRDYVHELFGKWGLIILDADDARLKASFAPVFKEELLQQSSQALVQEASARLEELGYKSQVFPREINLFYMQNGLRERLVQEGEAWAVLNTDLKFSKDELLQELEQHPERFSPNVVLRPLFQEWILPNLAYFGGPGEIAYWLQLKPVFDQHQISFPVLMPRQFVLVLAKAQENRRQKLGLSAEQLFEDQHQLKTRLLRDWSEHEISLQEERQQLQQFFEALQQKAAAVDKSLSGFVGAEGTKAEKSLENIEKRLKKAEEQRHQTEMQQLEGLLDKLFPNGNLQERTDNFLNFYLNDPQFLDKLMEHLKGFDFSMKVLSYED from the coding sequence ATGAAGGCCCAAACCCTACCGCTTGAACAGACCGGCCATTTCCCGCCGATTTTCACCGACTACATCCAGCAGGATCCCAAACTGCAGCCCTTTTACAGCCGGCCGCCAAGGCCGGAAAGTTTCAAGGCACAAATGCAGGAGAAACAATTCTCTGCAGCGCAGCGACAGCTACTGCAGGAGGTGCTGCAGGATCAGTATAAGGGTTTGGAATTACCGGAGCCGGTTGCAGAAAACATAGCATCCATCACAAGCGCCGATACCTTTACCCTCACCACAGGCCATCAGCTCAATATCTTTACAGGTCCCCTGTACTTTATTTATAAAATTGCTGCAACCATTAAAGCCTGCCAGGAGCTGCAGCAGCAATACCCCGATAAGCGCTTCATTCCCGTTTACTGGATGGCCTCCGAAGATCACGATTTGGCAGAAATAAACCACTTCAGGCTGTTTGGCGAAAAGTGGAGCTGGGAAACTGATCAGCAGGGGCCGGTAGGCCGTTTTTCCACTGATGGGCTGCCTGAGCTGGCCGAGCGCCTTCCGGAAGCAGTGCCGCTTTTCCGGAAAGCCTATGAAAATGCAGGCTCGCTTGCCCAGGCAACCCGAGACTATGTGCATGAATTGTTTGGTAAATGGGGCCTGATCATACTGGATGCAGATGATGCACGCTTGAAGGCCAGCTTTGCACCAGTCTTCAAGGAGGAACTGCTGCAGCAAAGCAGCCAGGCCCTGGTGCAGGAGGCTTCTGCCCGGCTGGAGGAGCTGGGGTATAAATCGCAGGTATTTCCGCGGGAGATCAATCTCTTTTACATGCAGAACGGGTTGCGGGAGCGCCTGGTGCAGGAGGGGGAGGCATGGGCGGTGCTCAACACAGACCTAAAGTTCTCTAAAGATGAATTGCTGCAGGAACTGGAGCAGCACCCGGAACGCTTTAGTCCTAATGTGGTACTGCGTCCGCTTTTCCAGGAGTGGATTCTGCCCAACCTGGCTTATTTTGGCGGACCCGGCGAAATAGCCTACTGGCTGCAGCTAAAACCTGTATTTGACCAGCACCAGATCTCCTTCCCTGTTCTGATGCCCCGCCAGTTTGTGCTGGTGTTGGCAAAAGCACAGGAAAACCGCCGGCAAAAGCTGGGCCTTTCTGCAGAGCAGCTGTTTGAAGATCAGCACCAGCTGAAAACCCGCCTGCTGCGCGATTGGAGCGAGCATGAAATAAGTCTGCAGGAAGAGCGGCAGCAGTTGCAGCAGTTTTTTGAAGCCCTGCAGCAAAAAGCCGCTGCAGTAGACAAGAGCCTCTCGGGCTTTGTGGGTGCAGAAGGAACCAAAGCTGAAAAAAGCCTTGAGAATATAGAAAAACGTCTGAAGAAAGCGGAAGAACAGCGTCACCAGACAGAAATGCAGCAGCTGGAGGGCCTTCTGGACAAGCTTTTCCCTAACGGAAATCTGCAGGAGCGTACCGATAACTTCCTGAACTTTTACCTGAACGACCCGCAGTTTCTGGATAAGCTCATGGAGCACCTGAAGGGCTTCGACTTCAGCATGAAGGTTCTGAGTTATGAAGACTAA
- the era gene encoding GTPase Era (COG1159 GTPase), with translation MQEEEPQHEQTNAPEPTGEPRPQPAEIPADHKAGFVSIVGKPNVGKSTLMNQMVGERLSIITAKAQTTRHRIMGMINGDNYQIVYSDTPGILKPQYELHKSMMRFVKDSLEDADVVLFVTELNDSYSPEDDSLALLRRTEAPVLLLINKIDQAKGNEVVQKMKEWEESGIATEIIPVSALQGLNVGKVYDSIIKRLPQHPPFFPKDELTDKPERFFAAEIIREKIFLNYKKEVPYSTEVVIESFKEEEEIIRIRAEIYVERQTQKGIIIGKAGEALKKVGMQARADMEAFFAKQVHLETFVKVQTDWRKKEISLNRFGYNSR, from the coding sequence ATGCAGGAAGAAGAACCACAACATGAACAAACCAATGCCCCTGAACCAACAGGAGAGCCCCGGCCACAGCCTGCGGAAATACCAGCTGATCATAAAGCAGGCTTTGTCAGCATTGTAGGCAAACCAAACGTTGGCAAAAGTACCCTCATGAACCAGATGGTGGGCGAGCGGCTAAGCATTATCACCGCCAAAGCACAAACCACCCGCCACCGCATCATGGGCATGATCAATGGAGATAATTACCAGATTGTGTATTCCGATACCCCCGGGATCTTAAAACCCCAGTACGAACTGCACAAAAGCATGATGCGCTTTGTGAAAGACTCCCTGGAAGATGCAGATGTTGTGCTTTTTGTAACTGAACTAAACGATAGCTACAGCCCCGAAGATGATTCTCTTGCATTGCTTAGGCGTACCGAAGCGCCCGTGCTGCTGCTCATTAATAAAATAGACCAGGCCAAGGGTAATGAGGTGGTGCAGAAAATGAAGGAGTGGGAGGAGAGCGGTATCGCCACCGAAATTATACCGGTAAGTGCACTGCAGGGACTTAATGTTGGAAAAGTATATGACTCCATCATCAAGCGGCTGCCCCAGCACCCGCCTTTCTTCCCCAAAGATGAGCTTACCGATAAGCCGGAGCGCTTTTTTGCTGCGGAAATTATCCGTGAGAAAATATTCCTGAACTATAAAAAGGAAGTGCCCTACAGCACCGAAGTAGTTATCGAGTCTTTCAAGGAAGAAGAGGAGATTATCCGCATCAGGGCAGAAATCTATGTAGAGCGCCAGACCCAGAAAGGGATCATCATCGGCAAAGCCGGAGAGGCACTGAAAAAAGTAGGCATGCAGGCCCGGGCCGATATGGAAGCTTTTTTTGCCAAACAGGTACACCTGGAAACCTTTGTAAAGGTGCAGACAGACTGGCGCAAGAAAGAAATATCGCTGAACCGCTTTGGTTATAACTCCCGCTGA
- a CDS encoding uracil-DNA glycosylase superfamily protein (COG1573 Uracil-DNA glycosylase), producing MNTLQELQQQLSQCRLCEDRFGFEPKPMVWGRAEAPVMLIGQAPSRTVHITRRPFNDASGKKLRRWLGIGEDTFWNQSLLYITAVGRCYPGSTGKKGGGDFPPSPICAPNWLSKEIPLLEPQLYILIGSHAARYCFGNKKLTELVFEELYYRGKPAFVLPHPSPLNIKWFKDHPDFEELVVPGLQAALKTVLGE from the coding sequence ATGAACACCCTGCAAGAACTACAGCAGCAACTTAGCCAGTGCCGCCTTTGTGAAGATCGTTTTGGTTTTGAGCCGAAGCCTATGGTATGGGGCAGGGCAGAAGCGCCCGTAATGCTCATTGGGCAGGCGCCTTCCCGCACAGTACATATTACGCGGCGCCCCTTCAACGATGCCAGCGGCAAAAAGCTGAGGCGCTGGCTGGGCATAGGGGAAGATACCTTCTGGAATCAGTCCCTGCTCTATATCACGGCTGTGGGACGTTGCTACCCGGGCAGCACCGGTAAAAAGGGCGGTGGTGATTTTCCGCCTTCACCTATTTGTGCGCCTAACTGGCTCTCCAAAGAAATACCCCTGCTGGAGCCACAGCTCTACATTTTAATTGGCAGCCATGCTGCCCGTTATTGCTTTGGCAATAAGAAACTAACGGAGCTGGTATTTGAGGAGCTCTACTACCGTGGTAAGCCAGCATTTGTACTGCCGCACCCCTCGCCCCTTAACATCAAGTGGTTCAAAGACCATCCCGATTTCGAAGAGCTGGTAGTGCCGGGCCTGCAGGCAGCTTTGAAGACTGTTTTGGGAGAATAA
- a CDS encoding SprT-like family protein (COG3091 Uncharacterized protein conserved in bacteria): protein MLLFVSLTVTVLLLCLWANKGSSVLHKVEVVREDRNKAVSRDKKGLQDYVPAAAADYCVELWRKHNFTLYIKGNRKTKLGDFRVDRTGGKISISVNGTLNPYAFLITYLHEVAHLHTWQQYRSRVKPHGGEWQQQFQRLMLPMLSADVFPADILKPLKKYMQAPAAATASSQPLWIALRAHDEKTSENALFLSQIPDGYKFKFCQTVYQKVEVKRTRALCQNMENGRRYLISTAAQVELVA from the coding sequence ATGTTATTATTTGTATCTCTCACTGTAACCGTTTTACTTTTGTGCCTGTGGGCGAACAAAGGCAGCAGTGTTTTGCATAAAGTTGAAGTTGTGAGAGAAGATAGAAATAAAGCAGTGAGCAGGGATAAAAAGGGCTTGCAGGATTATGTGCCCGCAGCTGCGGCCGACTATTGTGTGGAATTATGGAGAAAGCACAATTTTACGCTCTACATAAAAGGCAACCGCAAAACCAAACTGGGCGATTTCAGGGTAGACCGTACTGGTGGCAAGATATCCATCAGTGTTAATGGAACCTTAAACCCCTATGCATTCCTGATTACTTACCTGCACGAAGTAGCACACCTGCACACCTGGCAGCAATATCGCTCCAGGGTAAAACCTCACGGCGGAGAGTGGCAGCAGCAGTTCCAGCGGCTCATGCTGCCCATGCTTAGCGCGGATGTTTTTCCTGCAGACATCCTGAAGCCTCTGAAAAAATACATGCAGGCACCGGCAGCTGCCACAGCCTCCAGCCAGCCCCTGTGGATTGCACTGCGTGCGCATGATGAAAAAACCAGTGAGAATGCCCTCTTTCTCTCCCAAATTCCTGATGGTTATAAATTTAAATTCTGCCAAACGGTGTATCAGAAGGTAGAAGTTAAGCGCACACGCGCCCTTTGTCAGAACATGGAGAACGGCAGGAGATACCTGATCTCTACAGCCGCCCAGGTGGAGCTGGTAGCGTAA
- a CDS encoding monooxygenase FAD-binding protein (COG0654 2-polyprenyl-6-methoxyphenol hydroxylase and related FAD-dependent oxidoreductases), whose product MIFPLLHSFTGGSEVFNFVFLFPQGMVLKKRIFYLKIQLKFYYFIERNDLYWRWMYANHHLHQIRVQKSFSKFLSPTLMKKASNKTAVVIGGSMAGLLATRVLSDHFHEVILIESDKMKNIPESRKGQPQTRHVHVLLARGFQVMSHYFPDLSQSVKREGGLVVDLGQNMRWYCYGGYRQRFDLGVEAVISDRTFLECHIRKRVVDLPNVKVLDGFRVDKLLSTDEHDHITGVKIKQQDQQDNTQTLLTDLVIDCSGRSSKSAKWLAELGYPKAPKSVVTCGTGYTTRLYQRNTEESGSKDWVFITPEAPKEYRGGGVFPIEGNRWIVSLGGWHGNHAPKDEAGFLEFARSLPAPDIYDIIRRSKPLSDFSIYKYPASTRHHYEKIKNFPQRYLIIGDALCSFNPLYGQGMTSAALQAATLDRLLQERDGSLEGISKIFFKRAAKIVAIPWQTAVGEDFRFPETGGRKPPGTDLINAYTARIHRVTHYDAVVGLAFFKVLNMIKSPVSLFHPRILWRVLFSKKAKA is encoded by the coding sequence TTGATTTTTCCTTTACTCCACAGCTTTACAGGTGGATCCGAAGTTTTCAATTTCGTCTTTTTGTTTCCGCAGGGCATGGTCCTAAAAAAAAGGATATTCTATCTAAAAATACAACTAAAATTTTATTACTTTATAGAAAGAAATGACCTCTACTGGAGATGGATGTATGCAAATCATCATTTGCACCAGATTAGAGTACAAAAGTCCTTTTCTAAATTTTTATCCCCCACTCTTATGAAAAAAGCAAGCAATAAAACAGCTGTAGTTATCGGAGGGAGCATGGCAGGACTACTTGCCACACGGGTATTAAGTGATCACTTCCATGAGGTGATCCTTATTGAAAGTGACAAAATGAAAAACATTCCCGAGTCTCGCAAAGGTCAGCCACAGACGCGCCATGTGCACGTCTTGCTGGCCCGGGGCTTTCAGGTTATGAGCCACTATTTTCCTGATTTGTCTCAAAGCGTAAAAAGAGAGGGAGGGCTTGTGGTTGACTTAGGTCAGAATATGCGTTGGTATTGCTATGGAGGATATAGGCAACGTTTTGATCTGGGAGTGGAAGCAGTTATATCTGACAGAACTTTTTTGGAATGCCATATCCGAAAGAGAGTAGTAGATTTACCTAATGTAAAGGTGCTTGATGGTTTTAGAGTAGACAAATTGCTTTCGACCGATGAGCACGACCATATTACAGGTGTAAAAATAAAGCAACAGGACCAGCAGGACAACACCCAAACACTCCTTACCGACCTGGTGATAGACTGTAGTGGACGTAGCTCCAAATCTGCCAAATGGTTAGCCGAACTAGGATATCCTAAAGCCCCCAAGAGCGTGGTAACCTGCGGAACAGGTTATACAACACGCCTGTATCAACGAAATACTGAAGAATCAGGCAGTAAAGACTGGGTTTTCATTACCCCGGAGGCCCCTAAAGAATATCGGGGTGGTGGAGTATTTCCTATTGAAGGTAATCGCTGGATTGTATCCTTAGGAGGCTGGCATGGCAATCATGCACCTAAGGATGAAGCCGGCTTCCTTGAATTTGCCCGGAGCTTACCGGCACCCGACATATATGATATTATCCGTCGCTCAAAGCCTCTCTCCGATTTTTCAATTTATAAATATCCGGCCAGCACCCGTCACCACTATGAAAAAATCAAAAACTTCCCGCAGCGTTACCTGATCATAGGAGATGCTCTGTGCAGCTTTAATCCGCTTTATGGCCAGGGAATGACTTCAGCTGCGCTTCAGGCAGCAACATTAGATAGGCTTTTACAGGAGCGTGACGGTTCGTTAGAGGGAATAAGCAAAATTTTTTTTAAACGTGCAGCGAAAATTGTGGCAATACCCTGGCAAACGGCAGTAGGCGAGGATTTTCGTTTTCCGGAAACCGGGGGTAGAAAACCTCCCGGCACGGATCTCATCAATGCCTATACAGCCAGAATACATCGAGTTACTCACTATGACGCAGTCGTTGGTTTAGCATTTTTTAAAGTTCTTAATATGATTAAATCACCTGTGAGTCTTTTTCATCCCCGCATCCTATGGCGCGTTCTTTTCAGCAAAAAAGCAAAAGCTTAA
- a CDS encoding 2-C-methyl-D-erythritol 2,4-cyclo diphosphate synthase (COG0245 2C-methyl-D-erythritol 2,4-cyclodiphosphate synthase) — protein MINTPHTPLYRIGMGYDVHKLAEGQAFWLGGIQIEHTHGAVGHSDADVLIHAICDALLGAANLGDIGAHFPDTDQQYKSIDSKLLLARVLEVIREHKYEVANIDSTVCLQTPKLRPHIAGMQQTLAEVMKVRVEDISIKATTTERLGFVGRQEGVSAYAVAMLYRATPSTDTDFQTYNRL, from the coding sequence ATGATCAATACGCCACACACGCCCCTCTACCGCATTGGCATGGGTTACGATGTACACAAACTTGCCGAAGGACAGGCATTCTGGCTGGGAGGCATCCAGATAGAACATACCCATGGTGCTGTAGGCCACTCAGATGCCGATGTACTTATCCATGCTATTTGCGATGCACTGCTGGGCGCTGCCAACCTGGGCGATATAGGTGCCCACTTTCCGGATACTGACCAGCAATATAAAAGCATTGACAGTAAACTGCTCCTGGCAAGGGTGCTGGAGGTGATCCGGGAGCATAAATACGAGGTAGCCAACATAGATTCTACCGTTTGCCTGCAAACCCCAAAGCTCCGCCCCCACATTGCCGGTATGCAGCAAACCCTGGCAGAGGTTATGAAAGTGCGGGTGGAAGATATTTCCATTAAAGCTACCACCACAGAGCGGCTGGGCTTTGTAGGGCGGCAGGAGGGCGTATCAGCCTATGCCGTGGCCATGCTTTACCGCGCCACCCCCAGCACCGATACTGATTTTCAGACCTATAACAGACTATAA
- a CDS encoding hypothetical protein (COG4121 Uncharacterized conserved protein): MPEQAHQQQPQLIQTGDGSHSLYNQALDETYHSHHGALQESQYVFIRMGLDAWRAEHAAAESLSVLEIGFGTGLNALLALQWALQQSVKVHFTTLEPYPISEETAQQLNYPRLTEGEKDFLRLHQAPWEEDVLLYDHFVLHKKQLKLEDAKLKEGGYDVVFFDAFAPNKQPELWEKALLEKTVSFMAPGSLLTTYCAKGQLKRDLRDAGLQVETLPGAPGKKEMVRGRKE; this comes from the coding sequence ATGCCGGAGCAGGCACATCAACAGCAGCCACAGCTCATCCAGACCGGGGATGGCAGCCACAGCCTCTACAACCAGGCACTGGACGAAACCTACCATTCCCACCACGGTGCCCTGCAGGAGTCGCAGTATGTATTCATCCGCATGGGACTGGACGCCTGGCGGGCAGAGCATGCTGCTGCCGAAAGCCTTTCGGTGCTGGAGATTGGTTTCGGTACAGGCCTCAATGCGCTGCTTGCGCTGCAGTGGGCACTGCAACAGAGTGTAAAGGTGCATTTTACCACGCTGGAGCCTTACCCCATTTCAGAGGAAACCGCCCAACAGCTTAACTACCCCCGGCTTACCGAAGGCGAAAAAGACTTTTTACGCCTGCACCAGGCACCCTGGGAAGAAGACGTGCTGCTGTATGACCATTTCGTGCTGCACAAAAAACAGCTGAAGCTGGAGGATGCCAAGCTGAAAGAGGGAGGATACGATGTAGTCTTTTTTGATGCCTTTGCCCCTAACAAGCAGCCCGAGCTTTGGGAAAAGGCACTGCTGGAAAAAACCGTTAGTTTTATGGCCCCCGGCAGCCTGCTGACCACCTACTGCGCCAAAGGCCAGCTGAAGCGCGATTTACGGGATGCAGGCCTGCAGGTAGAGACCTTACCCGGTGCACCGGGCAAGAAGGAGATGGTGAGGGGGAGAAAAGAGTAA
- a CDS encoding xylose isomerase-like TIM barrel protein (COG3623 Putative L-xylulose-5-phosphate 3-epimerase), whose amino-acid sequence MEPDKKVLKRREFLEWLAVAGVGGIGSMHLNLPLFQNDIARKDLPENRQLINTPQAQKISFHIFSKHLQFLDYNGMAEVAAEIGFDGVDLSVRPGGHVLPEKVADDLPVAVAAIRQQGLLATMMTTAITDAAGRITKNVLRTAGKLGISHYRTNWLWYDENKGIEENLSDFKQILGALGKLNQELNITGDYQNHAGFNGHPLGSPIWDLAAVLDELNNPKLGCQYDIRHATVEGATSWPLGLKRIYPHINTLVVKDFKWDKRDGQWQIINTPIGEGMVDFKKFFSLLKGYNISAPVSVHFEYDMPEHQKGLTKEQIRQQTIRLMQQDLNKLKAFRKQSGLE is encoded by the coding sequence ATGGAGCCTGATAAAAAAGTACTCAAGCGCCGTGAGTTCCTGGAGTGGCTGGCAGTGGCAGGTGTTGGCGGCATTGGTAGCATGCATTTGAACCTGCCTTTATTTCAGAACGATATTGCAAGAAAAGATTTGCCTGAGAACAGGCAACTCATCAATACTCCCCAGGCACAAAAAATCAGCTTCCACATATTTTCAAAGCATCTTCAGTTTCTGGATTACAACGGCATGGCCGAAGTTGCAGCTGAAATTGGCTTCGACGGCGTTGATCTCTCTGTTCGCCCGGGAGGGCATGTATTGCCGGAAAAGGTGGCCGATGATCTGCCGGTTGCGGTTGCAGCCATTCGCCAGCAAGGTCTTTTGGCTACCATGATGACAACGGCCATCACAGATGCGGCGGGTAGAATCACCAAAAATGTTTTGAGAACTGCCGGTAAGCTCGGCATAAGCCATTACCGGACCAACTGGCTGTGGTACGATGAAAATAAGGGAATCGAGGAAAACTTATCCGACTTCAAACAAATCTTAGGCGCCCTTGGCAAGCTTAACCAGGAGCTGAACATAACAGGGGATTATCAGAACCACGCAGGATTTAACGGCCATCCCCTGGGCAGCCCAATATGGGATCTGGCAGCAGTGCTGGATGAGTTGAATAATCCTAAGCTGGGTTGCCAGTACGACATCCGCCATGCAACGGTAGAAGGAGCCACTTCCTGGCCTTTGGGTTTAAAAAGAATTTACCCCCACATCAATACGCTGGTAGTAAAGGATTTCAAATGGGATAAAAGGGACGGGCAATGGCAGATAATCAACACCCCCATTGGTGAGGGAATGGTAGATTTTAAGAAATTCTTCTCTCTGCTCAAAGGGTATAATATTTCAGCGCCTGTCTCTGTTCATTTTGAATACGACATGCCAGAGCATCAGAAAGGCCTGACGAAAGAGCAAATACGGCAGCAAACGATTCGGCTGATGCAGCAGGACCTCAATAAACTGAAGGCCTTCAGGAAACAGTCTGGTCTGGAGTAA
- a CDS encoding ECF subfamily RNA polymerase sigma-24 subunit (COG1595 DNA-directed RNA polymerase specialized sigma subunit, sigma24 homolog): protein MSSRSFHNIKEGDLIAAAAQGDRSALGKLYSRYYPKVFYKCLSFVKDKATAADLAQDVLLKAIEKLPLFQGQASFSTWLYAIASNHCLEYLRKEKQHTAVSLEEGMHLCIDELERDSQLYLDGLEKNLKVLLDQLSQQDRSLLISKYCHDKSIQELQEIYHLSPSAIKMRLKRSKEKLAQLLNQAKEL from the coding sequence ATGAGTAGTAGGAGCTTCCATAATATAAAAGAAGGAGACCTGATAGCTGCCGCTGCACAGGGCGATCGCAGTGCTCTGGGCAAGCTCTACTCACGCTATTATCCAAAGGTGTTTTACAAGTGTTTGTCTTTTGTAAAAGACAAAGCCACCGCCGCCGATCTGGCGCAGGATGTGCTTTTAAAGGCAATTGAAAAGCTGCCCCTGTTCCAGGGACAGGCTTCCTTCTCTACCTGGCTATATGCCATTGCAAGCAACCACTGCCTGGAATACCTGCGGAAAGAAAAGCAACATACGGCTGTTTCACTCGAGGAAGGCATGCATTTATGCATTGATGAGCTGGAACGGGATTCGCAGCTCTATCTGGATGGACTGGAAAAAAATCTGAAGGTGTTACTCGATCAGCTAAGTCAGCAAGACCGTAGCCTGCTCATTTCAAAATATTGCCATGACAAATCCATCCAGGAGCTTCAGGAAATTTATCACCTGTCGCCAAGTGCAATCAAAATGCGACTTAAACGATCTAAGGAAAAACTGGCTCAATTGCTTAACCAGGCAAAAGAGCTTTGA